One Kitasatospora sp. NBC_01266 genomic window carries:
- a CDS encoding caspase, EACC1-associated type: protein MSRRALILVNQAHEDARFAELPGAVADAEQLSAVLRDPGIGAFEVAVVLNRSARTWHKEIQRFFAEAERDDILLLHLSCHGRKDRRNRLHFVARDSEFDMLEATSVSAEFLADCMEQSRSRCTVLLLDCCYSGAFTKGLRSRGEPEVDLGETFQGSGRVVITSSTALQYSYESELSSRRADQPSVFTAAVVDGLRSGDADLDQDGYVSVDDLYLFIATRVPEQVPDQTPTLSVTSVDGRIRLARNPNGARTHPTAAQAGDGEEQRRRLAAAEQRAEELRGEALGLQAQADELAEQVRAKEREVARHRTLRARALEVLAPIATWLVTVTASAAGLWTASLWAVGFVLPGSAGQRVLALLLCGTVQTVGTMVSTLPAVLLAVFGFGWVWARIADAELLDGYNPVRVRVAAVAGLVLAGALALAAVVAAVSQLPTLVLRLGAWLARAAGLRVVAPTGWDGFLTALSPLAAVMFCTFLLGLVIPARTDIGENDPTLISGTRQGRRWALGPFFREDYVSMTWHQDD, encoded by the coding sequence ATGAGTAGGCGGGCGCTGATCCTGGTCAACCAGGCGCACGAGGACGCGCGGTTCGCCGAGTTACCCGGCGCCGTGGCCGACGCGGAGCAGCTCAGTGCGGTGCTGCGGGACCCGGGCATCGGGGCTTTCGAGGTCGCCGTCGTCCTGAACCGGTCGGCGCGCACCTGGCACAAGGAGATCCAGCGGTTCTTCGCCGAGGCCGAGCGGGACGACATCCTGCTGCTGCACCTGTCGTGCCACGGACGCAAGGACCGGCGCAACCGCCTGCACTTCGTCGCCAGGGACAGCGAGTTCGACATGCTGGAAGCGACCTCGGTGAGCGCCGAGTTCCTCGCCGACTGCATGGAGCAGAGCCGCAGCCGGTGCACCGTCCTGCTCCTCGACTGCTGCTACAGCGGGGCGTTCACCAAGGGCCTGCGCAGCCGCGGCGAGCCGGAGGTGGACCTGGGAGAGACCTTCCAGGGCAGCGGACGCGTCGTCATCACCTCCTCGACGGCCTTGCAGTACAGCTACGAATCGGAGCTGTCCAGCCGCCGGGCCGACCAGCCCTCCGTGTTCACCGCCGCCGTCGTGGACGGACTGCGCAGCGGGGACGCGGACTTGGACCAGGACGGCTACGTCAGCGTCGACGATCTCTACCTCTTCATCGCCACCCGGGTGCCGGAGCAGGTCCCCGATCAGACCCCCACGTTGAGTGTGACCTCCGTCGACGGCCGGATCCGCCTGGCGCGCAACCCCAACGGTGCCCGGACGCACCCGACTGCCGCCCAGGCAGGCGACGGTGAGGAGCAGCGCCGCCGGCTGGCGGCGGCGGAGCAGCGGGCCGAGGAGTTGCGCGGCGAGGCCCTCGGGCTGCAGGCGCAGGCCGACGAACTGGCCGAGCAGGTCCGTGCCAAGGAGCGCGAGGTCGCCCGGCACCGGACGCTGCGGGCCCGGGCATTGGAGGTGCTGGCCCCGATCGCGACCTGGCTGGTGACGGTGACCGCGTCCGCCGCCGGGCTCTGGACGGCCTCCCTGTGGGCGGTCGGCTTCGTGCTGCCCGGGTCGGCCGGGCAACGGGTGCTGGCACTGCTGCTGTGCGGGACGGTTCAGACGGTCGGCACGATGGTGTCGACCCTGCCCGCCGTGCTGCTGGCGGTGTTCGGGTTCGGCTGGGTCTGGGCCAGGATCGCGGACGCGGAACTCCTGGACGGGTACAACCCGGTGCGGGTACGGGTCGCGGCGGTGGCCGGGCTGGTCCTCGCCGGCGCCCTCGCGCTGGCCGCGGTCGTGGCCGCGGTCAGCCAACTGCCCACCCTGGTGCTGCGGCTGGGCGCCTGGCTGGCCCGCGCGGCCGGCCTGCGGGTCGTCGCCCCCACCGGCTGGGACGGCTTCCTCACGGCACTCTCCCCGTTGGCGGCGGTGATGTTCTGCACGTTCCTGCTCGGCCTCGTCATCCCGGCCCGCACGGACATCGGGGAGAACGACCCCACGCTGATCAGCGGCACCCGGCAGGGCCGGCGCTGGGCGCTGGGCCCGTTCTTCCGCGAGGACTACGTCTCGATGACCTGGCACCAGGACGACTAG
- a CDS encoding response regulator transcription factor, protein MDSAPDLDRPRRRILVVDDEPDLVEVICAAVAYEGWEARAATTGPDAVAAAAAWRPDAVVLDVMLPEFDGVEVLRRIQRQQPEVRVLFLTARDAVEERIAGLAAGGDDYVTKPFSLGEVMARLHSLLRRAGVPARPPAVGRPGALVVGPLMLDDQAHEVTRDGRPIELSPTEFALLRYLMQHPRQVLSKAEILNAVWSYDFGGQAHVVELYISYLRKKVDHGCPPVIHTVRGTGYVLRVPR, encoded by the coding sequence ATGGACAGCGCACCCGACCTCGACCGACCGCGGCGGCGGATCCTGGTCGTCGACGACGAACCCGACCTGGTCGAGGTGATCTGCGCCGCGGTGGCCTACGAGGGCTGGGAGGCCCGCGCGGCCACCACGGGTCCGGACGCCGTCGCCGCTGCCGCCGCATGGCGACCGGACGCGGTGGTCCTGGACGTCATGCTGCCCGAGTTCGACGGTGTGGAGGTGCTCAGGCGGATCCAGCGCCAGCAGCCCGAGGTGCGGGTGCTCTTCCTCACCGCCCGGGACGCGGTGGAGGAGCGGATCGCCGGTCTGGCGGCCGGCGGAGACGACTACGTCACCAAGCCGTTCAGCCTCGGCGAGGTGATGGCCCGGCTGCACAGCCTGCTGCGCCGGGCCGGTGTCCCCGCCCGGCCCCCGGCCGTGGGACGGCCGGGGGCCCTGGTGGTGGGCCCGCTGATGCTGGACGACCAGGCCCACGAAGTGACCCGGGACGGGCGGCCGATCGAGCTGAGCCCCACCGAATTCGCCTTGCTGCGCTACCTGATGCAGCATCCGCGCCAGGTGCTGAGCAAGGCGGAGATCCTGAACGCCGTCTGGTCCTACGACTTCGGCGGCCAGGCCCACGTGGTGGAGCTCTACATCAGCTACCTGCGGAAGAAGGTGGATCACGGCTGCCCGCCCGTGATCCACACGGTGCGGGGGACCGGCTACGTGCTCAGAGTCCCGCGGTGA
- a CDS encoding sensor histidine kinase, which yields MRHPVRCRPVPRTLRSRLIAGLLTLLVLTCAGVGLTTTGMLRHFLTVQLDQQLADTSDRYAASLEPRAAVGPAGTDGQSGAAEDDGDTRAQAPGTFGARLENGVVTNAGVVDGDADDAEVEAGELAPDTADLVHLTARDQRALAALAVGGPAAEVDLSSLHRYRVHAIAGQDHDVLVIGLPLRPVEDTVHRLITVELLVFGVALAVTGVAGGLWIRWSLRPLGRVVATAEVVSALPLSNGAVALSVRAPDDDPRTEVGRVGSALNRMLGHLEDALAQRQAVEQRLRAFTADAGHELRTPLASVRGHTELALRHPGPVPAPVRHSLTRIDAESRRMGLLVEDLLLLARLDAGRPLAFTEVDLTRIALDCTTDARAAGPEHRWRLALPEQPVLVRGDAHRLRQVVGNLLTNARTHTPPGTEVTLRLTVARGSGPTGPGARLAVTDTGPGIRLQPPERAFERFVRGDEARSRSSGTTGLGLSIAHTVVKAHGGTLAVSSRPGRTVFTVLLP from the coding sequence GTGAGACACCCGGTCCGCTGCCGTCCGGTGCCCCGGACGCTGCGTTCGCGGCTGATCGCCGGCCTGCTCACCCTGCTGGTGCTCACCTGTGCCGGGGTGGGCCTGACCACCACCGGCATGCTGCGCCACTTCCTGACGGTCCAGCTCGACCAGCAGCTGGCCGACACCAGCGACCGCTACGCCGCCAGCCTGGAGCCCCGCGCCGCCGTGGGCCCCGCCGGCACCGACGGGCAGTCGGGCGCGGCGGAGGACGACGGCGACACCCGGGCCCAGGCGCCGGGCACCTTCGGCGCCCGCCTGGAGAACGGGGTCGTCACCAACGCGGGCGTGGTGGACGGCGACGCCGACGACGCCGAGGTGGAGGCCGGCGAGCTGGCCCCGGACACCGCCGACCTGGTCCACCTGACGGCCCGTGACCAGCGGGCACTGGCCGCCCTGGCGGTCGGCGGGCCGGCCGCCGAGGTCGACCTCTCCTCGCTGCACCGCTACCGGGTGCACGCGATCGCCGGCCAGGACCACGACGTGCTGGTGATCGGACTGCCGCTGCGCCCGGTGGAGGACACCGTGCACCGGCTGATCACGGTGGAACTGCTGGTCTTCGGCGTGGCACTGGCCGTGACCGGGGTCGCCGGCGGGCTCTGGATCCGCTGGTCGCTGCGCCCGCTGGGCCGGGTGGTCGCCACCGCCGAGGTGGTCAGCGCCCTGCCGCTGTCCAACGGCGCGGTGGCGCTCTCGGTCCGCGCCCCGGACGACGACCCGCGCACCGAGGTCGGCCGGGTCGGCAGCGCCCTCAACCGGATGCTCGGCCACCTGGAGGACGCGCTGGCCCAGCGGCAGGCCGTGGAGCAGCGGCTGCGTGCCTTCACCGCGGACGCCGGGCACGAACTCCGCACGCCGCTGGCCAGCGTCCGCGGGCACACCGAACTCGCGCTGCGCCACCCCGGCCCGGTCCCCGCCCCCGTCCGGCACTCGCTGACCCGGATCGACGCCGAGTCGCGCCGGATGGGCCTGCTGGTCGAGGACCTGCTGCTGCTCGCCAGGCTGGACGCCGGCCGCCCGCTCGCGTTCACCGAGGTCGACCTGACCCGGATCGCGCTGGACTGCACCACCGACGCCCGCGCGGCGGGACCGGAGCACCGCTGGCGCCTGGCCCTGCCGGAGCAGCCGGTGCTGGTCCGCGGCGACGCCCACCGGCTGCGCCAGGTGGTGGGCAACCTGCTGACGAACGCCCGCACCCACACCCCGCCGGGCACCGAGGTGACGCTGCGGCTGACCGTTGCGCGGGGGAGCGGGCCGACCGGGCCGGGCGCGCGGCTGGCGGTCACCGACACCGGGCCCGGCATCCGCCTGCAGCCGCCGGAACGCGCCTTCGAGCGCTTCGTCCGCGGCGACGAGGCCCGCTCCCGCAGCTCCGGCACCACCGGTCTGGGCCTGTCCATCGCGCACACCGTGGTCAAGGCGCACGGCGGCACCCTGGCGGTGTCCAGCCGCCCGGGGCGCACGGTCTTCACCGTCCTGCTGCCCTGA
- a CDS encoding response regulator transcription factor, whose product MRILVVEDEQRLAARIAEGLRDQGMAVDVSHDGDDALYKIDVNSSYDVLVLDRDLPTTSGDEVCRRLAGRADAPMILMLTALSGTGDRIDGLTLGADDYLGKPFSFAELTLRIQALGRRRRSHTALLSHGDLTMDTLRRTVHRAGRPITLTAKEFTVLQVLLAADGAVLSQEQLLDRAWDEHADPFTNTVRVTVNRLRRKLGPPELVETLVGAGYRITP is encoded by the coding sequence ATGCGGATTCTGGTCGTCGAGGACGAACAACGCCTGGCCGCGCGCATCGCCGAAGGGCTGCGCGACCAGGGCATGGCCGTGGACGTCAGCCACGACGGCGACGACGCCCTCTACAAGATCGACGTCAACAGCTCCTACGACGTCCTCGTCCTGGACCGGGACCTGCCCACCACCTCGGGCGACGAGGTCTGCCGCCGGCTCGCGGGCCGCGCCGACGCGCCGATGATCCTGATGCTCACCGCCCTGTCCGGCACCGGCGACCGCATCGACGGCCTCACCCTGGGCGCCGACGACTACCTCGGCAAGCCCTTCTCGTTCGCCGAACTCACCCTGCGGATCCAGGCGCTGGGCCGCCGGCGCCGCTCGCACACCGCCCTGCTCAGCCACGGCGACCTGACCATGGACACCCTGCGCCGCACCGTCCACCGGGCCGGTCGCCCGATCACCCTGACCGCCAAGGAGTTCACCGTCCTCCAGGTCCTGCTGGCCGCCGACGGCGCCGTCCTCAGCCAGGAGCAGCTCCTCGACCGCGCCTGGGACGAACACGCCGACCCCTTCACCAACACGGTGCGCGTCACCGTCAACCGCCTGCGCCGCAAGCTCGGCCCGCCGGAGCTGGTGGAGACCCTGGTCGGCGCCGGCTACCGGATCACCCCATGA
- a CDS encoding sensor histidine kinase, translating into MTTPKRHLLPEWLRHPPLTIRTRLTLTFAALFTVGGTVLLFALTAAFYRAIFQPLPRRLVPSQLDPDHDHIVGLSDQIRDAAASHLLRDAVLLLLLVVTVSALLGWWIAGRMLRPIAAVTAAARRATDATLHERLNLSGPPDELKELGDTFDEMLERLDTAFAAQRRFVANASHELRTPLAVTRTAVEVTLAKPAPTDSQWRTMAQDVAHSTEKAQRLIEALLVLARSEQRVTDLEDDDLADITAEALDRVTTRARAHGLRLVTDLAPAPLRGNLALLDIAVTNLLENAVKYNTDGGLLQVTTRRPEAGAWAELTVLNDGPPLAAGTVYQLFEPFHRGEHTRLTATAPTPDGAGLGLSIVRAVTQAHHGRLRALARPEGGLAVTIQLPAAGPESSH; encoded by the coding sequence ATGACCACGCCGAAGCGACACCTGCTCCCCGAGTGGCTCCGCCACCCGCCGCTCACCATCCGCACCCGCCTGACCCTCACCTTCGCCGCGCTGTTCACGGTGGGCGGCACCGTCCTGCTCTTCGCCCTCACCGCCGCCTTCTACCGGGCGATCTTCCAGCCGCTGCCGCGACGCCTGGTCCCCAGCCAACTCGACCCCGACCACGACCACATCGTCGGCCTGAGCGACCAGATCCGCGACGCCGCCGCCTCCCACCTGCTGCGCGACGCCGTCCTGCTGCTGCTCCTGGTGGTCACCGTCTCCGCCCTGCTGGGCTGGTGGATCGCCGGCCGGATGCTGCGGCCCATCGCCGCCGTCACGGCGGCGGCCCGCCGCGCCACCGACGCCACCTTGCACGAACGCCTGAACCTGTCCGGGCCGCCCGACGAACTCAAGGAACTCGGCGACACCTTCGACGAGATGCTCGAACGCCTCGACACCGCCTTCGCCGCCCAACGGCGCTTCGTCGCCAACGCCAGCCACGAACTGCGCACCCCCCTCGCCGTGACCCGCACCGCCGTCGAGGTCACCCTCGCCAAACCCGCCCCCACCGACAGCCAGTGGCGCACCATGGCCCAGGACGTCGCCCACTCCACCGAGAAGGCGCAGCGCCTGATCGAGGCCCTGCTGGTGTTGGCCCGCTCCGAACAGCGCGTCACCGACCTCGAGGACGACGACCTCGCCGACATCACCGCCGAGGCCCTCGACCGCGTCACCACCCGGGCCCGCGCCCACGGCCTGCGCCTGGTCACCGACCTGGCCCCCGCACCCCTGCGCGGCAACCTCGCGCTGCTGGACATCGCGGTCACCAACCTGCTGGAGAACGCGGTCAAGTACAACACCGACGGCGGGCTGCTCCAGGTGACCACCCGCCGGCCGGAAGCCGGTGCCTGGGCCGAGTTGACCGTGCTCAACGACGGACCGCCGCTGGCCGCCGGGACGGTGTACCAGCTCTTCGAGCCGTTCCACCGCGGCGAGCACACCCGCCTCACCGCCACCGCGCCCACCCCCGACGGCGCGGGCCTGGGCCTGTCCATCGTCCGGGCCGTCACCCAGGCCCACCACGGACGCCTGCGGGCCCTCGCCCGGCCCGAAGGAGGCCTGGCCGTCACCATCCAGCTCCCCGCGGCGGGCCCCGAATCGAGCCATTGA
- a CDS encoding FAD:protein FMN transferase, which translates to MRTAVEHLMGTVFSLAAPDATDPARFEAAARAAFGYLRRVDEIFSPFRPDSPISRLADGRLSSAELAQHPDGPAIREVLDLCARLNRESGGAFDAWAVGDPPGFDPCGAVKGWATERAAELIARHGVPRHALNAGGDVRLRAGQDPTPWRIALTDPHRPGAVLTVLELREGAVATSGTAERGAHVFDPRTGRPATALAQVTVTGPDLALADGYATAALAMAGQPDGQAGLRSWLASIAADGGYQALTVDPQGRTWWTAGLPALLRAPAALPQTQTALPRTPAAAGPPAAASTAAASTAAPAPLPGGE; encoded by the coding sequence ATGCGCACCGCGGTCGAACACCTGATGGGCACCGTCTTCTCGCTGGCAGCCCCCGACGCCACGGATCCCGCCCGCTTCGAGGCGGCGGCGCGGGCGGCGTTCGGGTATCTGCGCCGCGTCGACGAGATCTTCTCGCCGTTCCGGCCCGACAGTCCGATCAGCCGCCTGGCCGACGGCCGGCTGTCGTCGGCAGAGCTGGCCCAGCATCCCGACGGGCCCGCGATCCGCGAGGTGCTCGACCTCTGCGCGCGGCTGAACCGGGAAAGCGGCGGGGCCTTCGACGCCTGGGCGGTCGGCGACCCGCCGGGCTTCGACCCCTGCGGCGCGGTGAAGGGCTGGGCGACCGAGCGCGCCGCCGAGCTGATCGCCCGGCACGGGGTGCCCCGGCACGCCCTCAACGCCGGCGGCGACGTGCGCCTGCGCGCCGGCCAGGACCCGACCCCGTGGCGGATCGCGCTGACCGACCCGCACCGGCCGGGCGCGGTGCTGACGGTCCTGGAGCTCCGCGAAGGAGCTGTCGCCACCTCCGGCACCGCCGAACGCGGTGCGCACGTCTTCGACCCGCGCACCGGCCGACCCGCCACCGCCCTGGCGCAGGTCACCGTCACCGGCCCCGACCTGGCCCTCGCCGACGGCTACGCCACCGCCGCCCTCGCCATGGCGGGCCAGCCCGACGGCCAGGCCGGCCTGCGCAGCTGGCTCGCCTCGATCGCCGCCGACGGCGGCTACCAGGCCCTGACCGTCGACCCGCAGGGCCGCACCTGGTGGACGGCGGGCCTGCCCGCCCTGCTGCGGGCCCCGGCCGCGCTGCCGCAGACCCAGACCGCGCTGCCGCGGACCCCGGCCGCCGCCGGGCCACCCGCCGCCGCGTCGACCGCAGCCGCGTCGACCGCAGCCCCGGCCCCGCTGCCCGGGGGAGAATGA
- a CDS encoding ferredoxin reductase family protein, with amino-acid sequence MSAPSARPARHRARPPAAPPGLPDAGHLWSRALLLVIWAGVPAVLALWWQNTIPGSLRGGGDYLTAAGRVCGLLAAYLLLVLVALMARVPWLENRVGSDVVARYHRALGEYTVALAGAHAVLIIAGYAWQSKTDPVSEGVTVVLDYPDVWLSAIALALLVLVGVVSARAVRRRLAYETWYHVHLLVYLAVGLAFAHEFAVGADFSASPRNRLLWSGAHIAVAAAVLLFRVALPLHRTLRHQVRVARVVQEGPGVVSIHLVGRDLEGLDAQAGQFLRWRFLTRGHWWQCHPYSLSAAPASGRWRITVKDLGDSSASLARLRPGTRVWFEGPYGAFTARRRSGARRVLLIAGGAGITPIRALFETLPGRGSDVVLLYRASRAADLVLYRELEEIARRRGFGLHALVGPRGGPDGDPLSADRLLRMVPDLAEREVYLCGPAGMTEAATTELQRARVPQRRIHVEAFEL; translated from the coding sequence GTGAGCGCACCCTCCGCACGTCCGGCCCGCCACCGGGCGAGGCCGCCCGCGGCGCCGCCCGGACTGCCCGACGCGGGCCACCTGTGGTCGCGCGCGCTGCTGCTGGTCATCTGGGCCGGCGTCCCGGCGGTCCTGGCCCTGTGGTGGCAGAACACCATCCCCGGGTCGCTGCGCGGCGGCGGGGACTACCTGACCGCGGCCGGCCGGGTCTGCGGGCTGCTCGCCGCCTACCTGCTGCTGGTCCTGGTCGCGCTCATGGCGCGGGTGCCCTGGCTGGAGAACCGGGTGGGCTCGGACGTGGTGGCCCGCTACCACCGGGCGCTGGGCGAGTACACCGTCGCGCTGGCCGGCGCCCACGCGGTGCTGATCATCGCGGGCTACGCGTGGCAGTCGAAGACCGACCCGGTCTCCGAGGGCGTCACCGTCGTCCTCGACTATCCCGATGTGTGGCTGTCCGCGATCGCCCTCGCACTGCTGGTGCTGGTCGGTGTCGTCTCCGCCCGCGCGGTGCGCCGCAGGCTCGCCTACGAGACCTGGTACCACGTCCACCTGCTCGTCTACCTGGCGGTCGGCCTCGCGTTCGCGCACGAGTTCGCGGTCGGCGCGGACTTCTCCGCCTCCCCGCGCAACCGCCTGCTCTGGTCCGGCGCGCACATCGCGGTGGCCGCCGCCGTCCTGCTGTTCCGCGTCGCCCTGCCGCTGCACCGCACGCTGCGCCACCAGGTGCGGGTGGCGCGCGTCGTCCAGGAGGGGCCAGGCGTGGTCTCGATCCACCTGGTCGGCCGGGACCTGGAAGGGCTGGACGCCCAGGCCGGTCAGTTCCTGCGCTGGCGGTTCCTGACCCGCGGCCACTGGTGGCAGTGCCACCCCTACTCGCTCTCCGCCGCGCCGGCCTCGGGCCGGTGGCGGATCACCGTGAAGGACCTCGGCGACTCCAGCGCCTCGCTCGCCCGGCTGCGGCCGGGGACCCGGGTGTGGTTCGAGGGCCCCTACGGCGCCTTCACCGCGCGCCGCCGCAGCGGGGCCCGCCGGGTGCTGCTGATCGCCGGCGGCGCCGGCATCACCCCGATCCGGGCGCTGTTCGAGACGCTGCCCGGCCGGGGCAGCGACGTCGTCCTGCTCTACCGCGCCTCCCGCGCCGCCGACCTGGTGCTCTACCGCGAGCTGGAGGAGATCGCCCGTCGCCGCGGCTTCGGCCTCCACGCGCTGGTGGGCCCGCGCGGCGGCCCGGACGGCGACCCGCTGTCCGCCGACCGGCTGCTGCGGATGGTGCCCGACCTGGCCGAACGCGAGGTGTACCTGTGCGGGCCCGCCGGGATGACCGAGGCCGCCACCACCGAGCTGCAGCGGGCCCGGGTGCCCCAGCGGCGGATCCACGTCGAAGCGTTCGAGCTCTAG
- a CDS encoding putative Ig domain-containing protein produces MGTPHIRGAARVALTGLASLSLVTGAMLAAAAPQAVAEPAAQLTSSSSSVTDPYSPAYQHAYRHGAVPTIQQNAKMKAWSATQASPDVATGTETLSYGGGVDGIGVNDGKSQVYLVFYGNQWGTQSTDSNGNAKFSGDADGAAGAAQQMFKGIGTDNELWSADLTQWCDGPNVATGATSCPSNASFVPYQAGGVLSGVWYDNSAASPSAATGHQLGQEAVNAAAHFGNTTAASNRHAYYVILSPTGTNPDNYQGQYCAWHDYNGDSSLTGGPVTSPYGDIAFSNQPYNMDSGAGCGVGFINSPGTLDGFTMTLGHEWHEMMSDQNPAGGWTNNTGSSYNGEENSDECAWLAPGTAGGAANVTMGTGTFAEQASWSNDTNACSISHPIVGGGTSNTVTVTSPGSQSGTVNTPVSLQVSGSDSGSGQTLTYSATGLPTGLSISSSGLISGTPSAAGTYSVSVKATDGTGASGSTSFSWTISGSTGGNTVTVTSPGNQSTTTGSAVSLQVSGSDSGSGQTLTYSATGLPTGLSISSSGLISGTPSAAGSYSVSVKATDGTGASGSASFTWTVSGSSGCAGAGSQLLGNPGFETGTAAPWTATAGVINNDTTDEPAHSGSWDAWLDGYGASHTDTLSQSVTIPAGCHASLSFWLHIDTAKTGSTASDTLKVQANSTSVAGFSNLNANNGYTLHTYDLSSFAGQTVTLKFTGTENSSSQQTSFVLDDTGITTS; encoded by the coding sequence ATGGGTACCCCCCACATCCGCGGCGCGGCCCGAGTTGCCCTGACCGGCCTCGCGTCGCTGTCCCTGGTCACCGGTGCCATGCTCGCCGCCGCCGCACCCCAGGCAGTGGCCGAGCCGGCCGCGCAGCTGACATCGAGCAGCAGCAGCGTCACCGACCCCTACAGCCCCGCCTACCAGCACGCGTACCGGCACGGTGCGGTCCCGACCATCCAGCAGAACGCCAAGATGAAGGCGTGGTCCGCCACCCAGGCCTCGCCCGACGTCGCGACCGGGACGGAGACGCTCTCCTACGGCGGTGGCGTCGACGGCATCGGCGTCAACGACGGCAAGTCGCAGGTCTACCTGGTGTTCTACGGAAACCAGTGGGGGACCCAGAGCACCGACAGCAACGGGAACGCGAAGTTCTCGGGTGACGCGGACGGCGCGGCGGGTGCCGCGCAGCAGATGTTCAAGGGCATCGGCACCGACAACGAGCTCTGGTCGGCGGACCTGACGCAGTGGTGCGACGGCCCGAACGTGGCCACCGGCGCGACCAGTTGCCCCTCGAACGCCAGCTTCGTGCCCTACCAGGCCGGTGGCGTGCTCTCGGGTGTCTGGTACGACAACTCGGCCGCGTCGCCGAGCGCCGCGACCGGCCACCAGCTGGGCCAGGAGGCCGTCAACGCGGCCGCCCACTTCGGCAACACCACGGCCGCGTCCAACCGGCACGCGTACTACGTCATCCTGTCTCCGACCGGGACCAACCCGGACAACTACCAGGGCCAGTACTGCGCCTGGCACGACTACAACGGTGACAGCTCGCTCACCGGCGGCCCCGTGACCTCGCCCTACGGCGACATCGCGTTCAGCAACCAGCCGTACAACATGGACTCCGGCGCCGGCTGCGGCGTGGGCTTCATCAACTCGCCCGGGACCCTCGACGGCTTCACCATGACGCTCGGTCACGAGTGGCACGAGATGATGTCGGACCAGAACCCGGCCGGGGGCTGGACCAACAACACCGGCAGCTCCTACAACGGCGAGGAGAACTCCGACGAGTGCGCCTGGCTGGCGCCCGGCACCGCGGGCGGCGCGGCCAACGTCACGATGGGCACCGGCACCTTCGCCGAGCAGGCCAGCTGGTCCAACGACACCAACGCGTGCTCCATCTCGCACCCGATCGTGGGCGGCGGCACCAGCAACACGGTGACGGTGACCAGCCCGGGCAGCCAGAGCGGCACCGTCAACACCCCGGTCTCGCTGCAGGTCAGCGGCAGTGACTCGGGCTCCGGTCAGACCCTGACCTACTCGGCCACGGGTCTGCCGACCGGTCTGTCGATCAGCTCCTCGGGTCTGATCTCCGGCACGCCCAGCGCGGCCGGTACCTACAGCGTGAGCGTCAAGGCCACCGACGGCACGGGCGCCTCCGGCTCCACCTCGTTCAGCTGGACGATCAGCGGCAGCACGGGCGGCAACACCGTCACGGTGACCAGCCCGGGCAACCAGTCCACCACCACCGGCAGCGCGGTCAGCCTGCAGGTCAGCGGTAGTGACTCGGGCTCCGGTCAGACCCTGACCTACTCGGCCACGGGTCTGCCGACCGGTCTGTCGATCAGCTCCTCGGGTCTGATCTCCGGCACGCCCAGCGCGGCCGGCAGCTACAGCGTGAGCGTCAAGGCCACCGACGGCACGGGCGCCTCCGGCTCCGCAAGCTTCACCTGGACCGTCAGCGGCAGCTCCGGCTGCGCCGGCGCCGGCAGCCAACTGCTCGGCAACCCCGGCTTCGAGACCGGCACCGCCGCCCCGTGGACCGCCACCGCCGGTGTCATCAACAACGACACCACCGACGAGCCCGCCCACTCCGGCAGCTGGGACGCCTGGCTCGACGGCTACGGCGCCAGCCACACCGACACGCTCAGCCAGAGCGTCACCATCCCGGCCGGCTGCCACGCCTCGCTCTCCTTCTGGCTGCACATCGACACCGCCAAGACCGGCTCGACGGCCTCCGACACCCTCAAGGTGCAGGCCAACTCGACCTCGGTCGCCGGCTTCAGCAACCTCAACGCCAACAACGGCTACACGCTGCACACCTACGACCTGTCCTCGTTCGCCGGACAGACCGTCACCCTGAAGTTCACCGGCACCGAGAACTCCTCCTCGCAGCAGACCAGCTTCGTGCTCGACGACACCGGCATCACCACCTCGTGA
- a CDS encoding FMN-binding protein has protein sequence MRKITMALLSTSAGVALLLGAKAASAGAPRSALADNAGARHRGSQTGPAPAAAAPSPPATGTGGSGGSGGSGQAGSGQFTGSAVDTPYGTVQVQAVLSGGKLTDVTVLQQTDGRHSSQIDSYALPVLRSEALAAQNANIDVVSGATYTSDGYAQSLQAALDAAGR, from the coding sequence ATGCGCAAGATCACCATGGCCCTGCTCTCCACCAGCGCCGGCGTCGCCCTGCTGCTGGGGGCGAAGGCCGCCTCCGCCGGTGCCCCCAGGTCCGCGCTGGCCGACAACGCCGGAGCCCGGCACCGCGGCTCCCAGACCGGCCCGGCACCCGCCGCGGCCGCGCCGTCGCCCCCTGCCACCGGCACCGGCGGCTCGGGCGGCTCCGGCGGCTCGGGGCAGGCGGGCAGCGGCCAGTTCACCGGCAGCGCGGTCGACACCCCCTACGGCACCGTGCAGGTCCAGGCCGTGCTGTCCGGCGGGAAGCTCACCGACGTCACCGTGCTGCAGCAGACCGACGGCCGGCACAGTTCGCAGATCGACTCCTACGCCCTGCCCGTGCTGCGGTCCGAGGCGCTGGCGGCGCAGAACGCGAACATCGACGTCGTCTCCGGCGCGACATACACCTCCGACGGCTACGCCCAGTCGCTGCAGGCGGCCCTCGACGCGGCGGGGCGGTGA